A single window of Carassius auratus strain Wakin chromosome 9, ASM336829v1, whole genome shotgun sequence DNA harbors:
- the LOC113108183 gene encoding putative ATP-dependent RNA helicase an3 isoform X3, protein MSHVVVDGSHGLEQQLAVLDLNPADGQCPGTGRRYIPPHLRNKEASKNGNAYSSGRQSGYSVAPVQSYSPGWDGGRSNGFVNGYHDGRMNGTANFSHGLPRNDRGGRGGFRGNRNGGSFNQPMNNAGYGSYENKDGGWNSVVNRDAYTSFGGRSDRGKSAFFNDRGAGSRGSRYERGGFGGGTGGNSRWVEESRDEEDWSKPLSPNERLEQELFSGGNTGINFEKYDDIPVEATGTNSPGHIESFHDVDMGEIIMSNISLTRYTRPTPVQKYAIPIIKAKRDLMACAQTGSGKTAAFLLPVLSQIYTDGPGEALQATKASTQQENGKYFRRKQYPISLVLAPTRELALQIYDEARKFSYRSRVRPCVVYGGADIGQQIRDLERGCHLLVATPGRLVDMMERGKIGLDYCKYLVLDEADRMLDMGFEPQIRRIVEQDTMPPKGARQTMMFSATFPKEIQILARDFLEEYIFLAVGRVGSTSENITQKVVWVEENDKRSFLLDLLNATGKDSLTLVFVETKKGADALEDFLYREGYACTSIHGDRSQRDREEALHQFRSGRCPIMVATAVAARGLDISNVKHVINFDLPSDIEEYVHRIGRTGRVGNLGLATSFFNDKNSNITKDLLDILVEAKQEVPSWLENLAYEHQHKSTNRGRPKRFSGGFGARDYRQMAGGSNTFGNRGARNTGGHGGNRGFGGNKGGFGSFGGDSYGGNYGNYGGSYAQVDWWGN, encoded by the exons ATTCTCCAGGATGGGACGGCGGTCGAAGCAATGGTTTTGTCAATGGGTACCATGACGGTCGTATGAATGGGACTGCTAACTTCAGCCATGGACTTCCTCGTAATGACAGAGGTGGACGTGGTGGCTTTCGTGGAAATCGGAACGGTGGTTCCTTCAACCAGCCAATGAATAATGCAG GTTATGGCAGTTATGAGAACAAAGATGGAGGCTGGAACTCTGTGGTAAACCGAGATGCCTACACTAGCTTTGGTGGGCGTTCAGACAGAGGGAAGTCTGCCTTCTTCAATGATAGAGGAGCTGGCTCAAGAGGAAG CAGGTATGAGCGTGGAGGCTTTGGAGGAGGAACAGGAGGGAACAGTCGTTGGGTTGAAGAATCCAGAGATGAAGAGGACTGGTCAAAGCCACTGTCCCCCAATGAGCGTCTAGAACA GGAGCTGTTCTCTGGAGGCAACACGGGGATTAACTTTGAGAAGTATGATGACATTCCTGTGGAGGCCACTGGAACAAACAGTCCTGGGCATATTGAGAGT TTCCATGATGTGGACATGGGCGAGATCATTATGAGCAACATCAGTCTGACCCGCTACACACGGCCTACTCCTGTTCAAAAGTATGCAATCCCCATCATCAAGGCCAAGAGGGACCTTATGGCCTGTGCTCAAACAG GCTCGGGGAAGACTGCAGCCTTCTTGCTTCCTGTGCTTAGTCAGATCTACACTGATGGACCTGGAGAGGCACTGCAGGCCACCAAAGCCAGCACCCAG CAGGAGAATGGGAAGTACTTCCGTCGTAAGCAGTATCCCATCTCTCTGGTTCTGGCTCCAACCAGAGAACTTGCTCTTCAGATTTATGATGAGGCCAGAAAG TTCTCTTACCGCTCCAGAGTGCGCCCGTGTGTGGTGTACGGAGGTGCAGATATAGGGCAGCAGATCCGTGATTTGGAAAGAGGCTGTCACCTGCTAGTGGCCACACCGGGTCGTCTGGTAGACATGATGGAGCGGGGCAAGATTGGCCTAGACTACTGCAA ATACCTGGTGTTGGACGAGGCAGACAGAATGCTGGATATGGGTTTTGAACCCCAGATCAGACGTATTGTGGAGCAGGACACCATGCCTCCTAAAGGTGCTCGCCAGACCATGATGTTCAGTGCCACCTTCCCAAAAGAGATCCAG attctGGCTCGTGACTTTCTGGAGGAGTACATCTTCCTGGCTGTGGGCCGTGTGGGCTCCACCTCAGAGAATATCACCCAGAAGGTGGTTTGGGTGGAAGAAAATGACAAGCGCTCCTTCCTTCTTGACCTGCTTAATGCAACAG GCAAAGACTCTCTCACACTGGTGTTTGTGGAGACTAAGAAGGGTGCTGATGCTCTTGAGGACTTCCTCTACCGCGAAGGCTATGCCTGCACCAGTATCCATGGTGACCGGTCTCAGCGCGATCGTGAGGAGGCTCTCCACCAGTTCCGGTCTGGCCGCTGCCCTATCATGGTTGCCACCGCT GTGGCTGCACGTGGCCTTGACATCTCCAACGTGAAACACGTGATCAATTTTGACTTGCCTAGTGACATTGAGGAATATGTCCACCGCATCGGTCGTACAGGCCGTGTAGGAAACCTTG GACTGGCCACATCCTTCTTTAATGATAAGAACAGCAACATCACTAAAGATCTACTGGACATCTTGGTGGAGGCCAAACAGGAAGTGCCTTCCTGGCTTGAGAACCTAGCCTATGAGCACCAGCACAAGAGCACCAACCGTGGACGCCCCAAGAG ATTCTCTGGTGGCTTTGGGGCCAGGGATTACCGCCAGATGGCTGGGGGCAGCAACACTTTCGGCAATCGTGGTGCTCGCAACACCGGTGGCCATGGAGGAAACCGAGGTTTTGGAGGGAATAAGG GTGGTTTTGGGAGCTTCGGTGGTGACAGCTACGGGGGCAACTATGGAAACTATGGAGGAAGCTACGCCCAGGTGGACTGGTGGGGCAACTAA
- the LOC113108183 gene encoding putative ATP-dependent RNA helicase an3 isoform X6 encodes MSHVVVDGSHGLEQQLAVLDLNPADGQCPGTGRRYIPPHLRNKEASKNDSPGWDGGRSNGFVNGYHDGRMNGTANFSHGLPRNDRGGRGGFRGNRNGGSFNQPMNNAGYGSYENKDGGWNSVVNRDAYTSFGGRSDRGKSAFFNDRGAGSRGRYERGGFGGGTGGNSRWVEESRDEEDWSKPLSPNERLEQELFSGGNTGINFEKYDDIPVEATGTNSPGHIESFHDVDMGEIIMSNISLTRYTRPTPVQKYAIPIIKAKRDLMACAQTGSGKTAAFLLPVLSQIYTDGPGEALQATKASTQQENGKYFRRKQYPISLVLAPTRELALQIYDEARKFSYRSRVRPCVVYGGADIGQQIRDLERGCHLLVATPGRLVDMMERGKIGLDYCKYLVLDEADRMLDMGFEPQIRRIVEQDTMPPKGARQTMMFSATFPKEIQILARDFLEEYIFLAVGRVGSTSENITQKVVWVEENDKRSFLLDLLNATGKDSLTLVFVETKKGADALEDFLYREGYACTSIHGDRSQRDREEALHQFRSGRCPIMVATAVAARGLDISNVKHVINFDLPSDIEEYVHRIGRTGRVGNLGLATSFFNDKNSNITKDLLDILVEAKQEVPSWLENLAYEHQHKSTNRGRPKRFSGGFGARDYRQMAGGSNTFGNRGARNTGGHGGNRGFGGNKGGFGSFGGDSYGGNYGNYGGSYAQVDWWGN; translated from the exons ATTCTCCAGGATGGGACGGCGGTCGAAGCAATGGTTTTGTCAATGGGTACCATGACGGTCGTATGAATGGGACTGCTAACTTCAGCCATGGACTTCCTCGTAATGACAGAGGTGGACGTGGTGGCTTTCGTGGAAATCGGAACGGTGGTTCCTTCAACCAGCCAATGAATAATGCAG GTTATGGCAGTTATGAGAACAAAGATGGAGGCTGGAACTCTGTGGTAAACCGAGATGCCTACACTAGCTTTGGTGGGCGTTCAGACAGAGGGAAGTCTGCCTTCTTCAATGATAGAGGAGCTGGCTCAAGAGGAAG GTATGAGCGTGGAGGCTTTGGAGGAGGAACAGGAGGGAACAGTCGTTGGGTTGAAGAATCCAGAGATGAAGAGGACTGGTCAAAGCCACTGTCCCCCAATGAGCGTCTAGAACA GGAGCTGTTCTCTGGAGGCAACACGGGGATTAACTTTGAGAAGTATGATGACATTCCTGTGGAGGCCACTGGAACAAACAGTCCTGGGCATATTGAGAGT TTCCATGATGTGGACATGGGCGAGATCATTATGAGCAACATCAGTCTGACCCGCTACACACGGCCTACTCCTGTTCAAAAGTATGCAATCCCCATCATCAAGGCCAAGAGGGACCTTATGGCCTGTGCTCAAACAG GCTCGGGGAAGACTGCAGCCTTCTTGCTTCCTGTGCTTAGTCAGATCTACACTGATGGACCTGGAGAGGCACTGCAGGCCACCAAAGCCAGCACCCAG CAGGAGAATGGGAAGTACTTCCGTCGTAAGCAGTATCCCATCTCTCTGGTTCTGGCTCCAACCAGAGAACTTGCTCTTCAGATTTATGATGAGGCCAGAAAG TTCTCTTACCGCTCCAGAGTGCGCCCGTGTGTGGTGTACGGAGGTGCAGATATAGGGCAGCAGATCCGTGATTTGGAAAGAGGCTGTCACCTGCTAGTGGCCACACCGGGTCGTCTGGTAGACATGATGGAGCGGGGCAAGATTGGCCTAGACTACTGCAA ATACCTGGTGTTGGACGAGGCAGACAGAATGCTGGATATGGGTTTTGAACCCCAGATCAGACGTATTGTGGAGCAGGACACCATGCCTCCTAAAGGTGCTCGCCAGACCATGATGTTCAGTGCCACCTTCCCAAAAGAGATCCAG attctGGCTCGTGACTTTCTGGAGGAGTACATCTTCCTGGCTGTGGGCCGTGTGGGCTCCACCTCAGAGAATATCACCCAGAAGGTGGTTTGGGTGGAAGAAAATGACAAGCGCTCCTTCCTTCTTGACCTGCTTAATGCAACAG GCAAAGACTCTCTCACACTGGTGTTTGTGGAGACTAAGAAGGGTGCTGATGCTCTTGAGGACTTCCTCTACCGCGAAGGCTATGCCTGCACCAGTATCCATGGTGACCGGTCTCAGCGCGATCGTGAGGAGGCTCTCCACCAGTTCCGGTCTGGCCGCTGCCCTATCATGGTTGCCACCGCT GTGGCTGCACGTGGCCTTGACATCTCCAACGTGAAACACGTGATCAATTTTGACTTGCCTAGTGACATTGAGGAATATGTCCACCGCATCGGTCGTACAGGCCGTGTAGGAAACCTTG GACTGGCCACATCCTTCTTTAATGATAAGAACAGCAACATCACTAAAGATCTACTGGACATCTTGGTGGAGGCCAAACAGGAAGTGCCTTCCTGGCTTGAGAACCTAGCCTATGAGCACCAGCACAAGAGCACCAACCGTGGACGCCCCAAGAG ATTCTCTGGTGGCTTTGGGGCCAGGGATTACCGCCAGATGGCTGGGGGCAGCAACACTTTCGGCAATCGTGGTGCTCGCAACACCGGTGGCCATGGAGGAAACCGAGGTTTTGGAGGGAATAAGG GTGGTTTTGGGAGCTTCGGTGGTGACAGCTACGGGGGCAACTATGGAAACTATGGAGGAAGCTACGCCCAGGTGGACTGGTGGGGCAACTAA
- the LOC113108183 gene encoding putative ATP-dependent RNA helicase an3 isoform X7, translating to MSHVVVDGSHGLEQQLAVLDLNPADGQCPGTGRRYIPPHLRNKEASKNDSPGWDGGRSNGFVNGYHDGRMNGTANFSHGLPRNDRGGRGGFRGNRNGGSFNQPMNNAGYGSYENKDGGWNSVVNRDAYTSFGGRSDRGKSAFFNDRGAGSRGRYERGGFGGGTGGNSRWVEESRDEEDWSKPLSPNERLEQELFSGGNTGINFEKYDDIPVEATGTNSPGHIESFHDVDMGEIIMSNISLTRYTRPTPVQKYAIPIIKAKRDLMACAQTGSGKTAAFLLPVLSQIYTDGPGEALQATKASTQENGKYFRRKQYPISLVLAPTRELALQIYDEARKFSYRSRVRPCVVYGGADIGQQIRDLERGCHLLVATPGRLVDMMERGKIGLDYCKYLVLDEADRMLDMGFEPQIRRIVEQDTMPPKGARQTMMFSATFPKEIQILARDFLEEYIFLAVGRVGSTSENITQKVVWVEENDKRSFLLDLLNATGKDSLTLVFVETKKGADALEDFLYREGYACTSIHGDRSQRDREEALHQFRSGRCPIMVATAVAARGLDISNVKHVINFDLPSDIEEYVHRIGRTGRVGNLGLATSFFNDKNSNITKDLLDILVEAKQEVPSWLENLAYEHQHKSTNRGRPKRFSGGFGARDYRQMAGGSNTFGNRGARNTGGHGGNRGFGGNKGGFGSFGGDSYGGNYGNYGGSYAQVDWWGN from the exons ATTCTCCAGGATGGGACGGCGGTCGAAGCAATGGTTTTGTCAATGGGTACCATGACGGTCGTATGAATGGGACTGCTAACTTCAGCCATGGACTTCCTCGTAATGACAGAGGTGGACGTGGTGGCTTTCGTGGAAATCGGAACGGTGGTTCCTTCAACCAGCCAATGAATAATGCAG GTTATGGCAGTTATGAGAACAAAGATGGAGGCTGGAACTCTGTGGTAAACCGAGATGCCTACACTAGCTTTGGTGGGCGTTCAGACAGAGGGAAGTCTGCCTTCTTCAATGATAGAGGAGCTGGCTCAAGAGGAAG GTATGAGCGTGGAGGCTTTGGAGGAGGAACAGGAGGGAACAGTCGTTGGGTTGAAGAATCCAGAGATGAAGAGGACTGGTCAAAGCCACTGTCCCCCAATGAGCGTCTAGAACA GGAGCTGTTCTCTGGAGGCAACACGGGGATTAACTTTGAGAAGTATGATGACATTCCTGTGGAGGCCACTGGAACAAACAGTCCTGGGCATATTGAGAGT TTCCATGATGTGGACATGGGCGAGATCATTATGAGCAACATCAGTCTGACCCGCTACACACGGCCTACTCCTGTTCAAAAGTATGCAATCCCCATCATCAAGGCCAAGAGGGACCTTATGGCCTGTGCTCAAACAG GCTCGGGGAAGACTGCAGCCTTCTTGCTTCCTGTGCTTAGTCAGATCTACACTGATGGACCTGGAGAGGCACTGCAGGCCACCAAAGCCAGCACCCAG GAGAATGGGAAGTACTTCCGTCGTAAGCAGTATCCCATCTCTCTGGTTCTGGCTCCAACCAGAGAACTTGCTCTTCAGATTTATGATGAGGCCAGAAAG TTCTCTTACCGCTCCAGAGTGCGCCCGTGTGTGGTGTACGGAGGTGCAGATATAGGGCAGCAGATCCGTGATTTGGAAAGAGGCTGTCACCTGCTAGTGGCCACACCGGGTCGTCTGGTAGACATGATGGAGCGGGGCAAGATTGGCCTAGACTACTGCAA ATACCTGGTGTTGGACGAGGCAGACAGAATGCTGGATATGGGTTTTGAACCCCAGATCAGACGTATTGTGGAGCAGGACACCATGCCTCCTAAAGGTGCTCGCCAGACCATGATGTTCAGTGCCACCTTCCCAAAAGAGATCCAG attctGGCTCGTGACTTTCTGGAGGAGTACATCTTCCTGGCTGTGGGCCGTGTGGGCTCCACCTCAGAGAATATCACCCAGAAGGTGGTTTGGGTGGAAGAAAATGACAAGCGCTCCTTCCTTCTTGACCTGCTTAATGCAACAG GCAAAGACTCTCTCACACTGGTGTTTGTGGAGACTAAGAAGGGTGCTGATGCTCTTGAGGACTTCCTCTACCGCGAAGGCTATGCCTGCACCAGTATCCATGGTGACCGGTCTCAGCGCGATCGTGAGGAGGCTCTCCACCAGTTCCGGTCTGGCCGCTGCCCTATCATGGTTGCCACCGCT GTGGCTGCACGTGGCCTTGACATCTCCAACGTGAAACACGTGATCAATTTTGACTTGCCTAGTGACATTGAGGAATATGTCCACCGCATCGGTCGTACAGGCCGTGTAGGAAACCTTG GACTGGCCACATCCTTCTTTAATGATAAGAACAGCAACATCACTAAAGATCTACTGGACATCTTGGTGGAGGCCAAACAGGAAGTGCCTTCCTGGCTTGAGAACCTAGCCTATGAGCACCAGCACAAGAGCACCAACCGTGGACGCCCCAAGAG ATTCTCTGGTGGCTTTGGGGCCAGGGATTACCGCCAGATGGCTGGGGGCAGCAACACTTTCGGCAATCGTGGTGCTCGCAACACCGGTGGCCATGGAGGAAACCGAGGTTTTGGAGGGAATAAGG GTGGTTTTGGGAGCTTCGGTGGTGACAGCTACGGGGGCAACTATGGAAACTATGGAGGAAGCTACGCCCAGGTGGACTGGTGGGGCAACTAA
- the LOC113108183 gene encoding putative ATP-dependent RNA helicase an3 isoform X2, whose amino-acid sequence MSHVVVDGSHGLEQQLAVLDLNPADGQCPGTGRRYIPPHLRNKEASKNAGNAYSSGRQSGYSVAPVQSYSPGWDGGRSNGFVNGYHDGRMNGTANFSHGLPRNDRGGRGGFRGNRNGGSFNQPMNNAGYGSYENKDGGWNSVVNRDAYTSFGGRSDRGKSAFFNDRGAGSRGSRYERGGFGGGTGGNSRWVEESRDEEDWSKPLSPNERLEQELFSGGNTGINFEKYDDIPVEATGTNSPGHIESFHDVDMGEIIMSNISLTRYTRPTPVQKYAIPIIKAKRDLMACAQTGSGKTAAFLLPVLSQIYTDGPGEALQATKASTQQENGKYFRRKQYPISLVLAPTRELALQIYDEARKFSYRSRVRPCVVYGGADIGQQIRDLERGCHLLVATPGRLVDMMERGKIGLDYCKYLVLDEADRMLDMGFEPQIRRIVEQDTMPPKGARQTMMFSATFPKEIQILARDFLEEYIFLAVGRVGSTSENITQKVVWVEENDKRSFLLDLLNATGKDSLTLVFVETKKGADALEDFLYREGYACTSIHGDRSQRDREEALHQFRSGRCPIMVATAVAARGLDISNVKHVINFDLPSDIEEYVHRIGRTGRVGNLGLATSFFNDKNSNITKDLLDILVEAKQEVPSWLENLAYEHQHKSTNRGRPKRFSGGFGARDYRQMAGGSNTFGNRGARNTGGHGGNRGFGGNKGGFGSFGGDSYGGNYGNYGGSYAQVDWWGN is encoded by the exons ATTCTCCAGGATGGGACGGCGGTCGAAGCAATGGTTTTGTCAATGGGTACCATGACGGTCGTATGAATGGGACTGCTAACTTCAGCCATGGACTTCCTCGTAATGACAGAGGTGGACGTGGTGGCTTTCGTGGAAATCGGAACGGTGGTTCCTTCAACCAGCCAATGAATAATGCAG GTTATGGCAGTTATGAGAACAAAGATGGAGGCTGGAACTCTGTGGTAAACCGAGATGCCTACACTAGCTTTGGTGGGCGTTCAGACAGAGGGAAGTCTGCCTTCTTCAATGATAGAGGAGCTGGCTCAAGAGGAAG CAGGTATGAGCGTGGAGGCTTTGGAGGAGGAACAGGAGGGAACAGTCGTTGGGTTGAAGAATCCAGAGATGAAGAGGACTGGTCAAAGCCACTGTCCCCCAATGAGCGTCTAGAACA GGAGCTGTTCTCTGGAGGCAACACGGGGATTAACTTTGAGAAGTATGATGACATTCCTGTGGAGGCCACTGGAACAAACAGTCCTGGGCATATTGAGAGT TTCCATGATGTGGACATGGGCGAGATCATTATGAGCAACATCAGTCTGACCCGCTACACACGGCCTACTCCTGTTCAAAAGTATGCAATCCCCATCATCAAGGCCAAGAGGGACCTTATGGCCTGTGCTCAAACAG GCTCGGGGAAGACTGCAGCCTTCTTGCTTCCTGTGCTTAGTCAGATCTACACTGATGGACCTGGAGAGGCACTGCAGGCCACCAAAGCCAGCACCCAG CAGGAGAATGGGAAGTACTTCCGTCGTAAGCAGTATCCCATCTCTCTGGTTCTGGCTCCAACCAGAGAACTTGCTCTTCAGATTTATGATGAGGCCAGAAAG TTCTCTTACCGCTCCAGAGTGCGCCCGTGTGTGGTGTACGGAGGTGCAGATATAGGGCAGCAGATCCGTGATTTGGAAAGAGGCTGTCACCTGCTAGTGGCCACACCGGGTCGTCTGGTAGACATGATGGAGCGGGGCAAGATTGGCCTAGACTACTGCAA ATACCTGGTGTTGGACGAGGCAGACAGAATGCTGGATATGGGTTTTGAACCCCAGATCAGACGTATTGTGGAGCAGGACACCATGCCTCCTAAAGGTGCTCGCCAGACCATGATGTTCAGTGCCACCTTCCCAAAAGAGATCCAG attctGGCTCGTGACTTTCTGGAGGAGTACATCTTCCTGGCTGTGGGCCGTGTGGGCTCCACCTCAGAGAATATCACCCAGAAGGTGGTTTGGGTGGAAGAAAATGACAAGCGCTCCTTCCTTCTTGACCTGCTTAATGCAACAG GCAAAGACTCTCTCACACTGGTGTTTGTGGAGACTAAGAAGGGTGCTGATGCTCTTGAGGACTTCCTCTACCGCGAAGGCTATGCCTGCACCAGTATCCATGGTGACCGGTCTCAGCGCGATCGTGAGGAGGCTCTCCACCAGTTCCGGTCTGGCCGCTGCCCTATCATGGTTGCCACCGCT GTGGCTGCACGTGGCCTTGACATCTCCAACGTGAAACACGTGATCAATTTTGACTTGCCTAGTGACATTGAGGAATATGTCCACCGCATCGGTCGTACAGGCCGTGTAGGAAACCTTG GACTGGCCACATCCTTCTTTAATGATAAGAACAGCAACATCACTAAAGATCTACTGGACATCTTGGTGGAGGCCAAACAGGAAGTGCCTTCCTGGCTTGAGAACCTAGCCTATGAGCACCAGCACAAGAGCACCAACCGTGGACGCCCCAAGAG ATTCTCTGGTGGCTTTGGGGCCAGGGATTACCGCCAGATGGCTGGGGGCAGCAACACTTTCGGCAATCGTGGTGCTCGCAACACCGGTGGCCATGGAGGAAACCGAGGTTTTGGAGGGAATAAGG GTGGTTTTGGGAGCTTCGGTGGTGACAGCTACGGGGGCAACTATGGAAACTATGGAGGAAGCTACGCCCAGGTGGACTGGTGGGGCAACTAA
- the LOC113108183 gene encoding putative ATP-dependent RNA helicase an3 isoform X5 encodes MSHVVVDGSHGLEQQLAVLDLNPADGQCPGTGRRYIPPHLRNKEASKNDSPGWDGGRSNGFVNGYHDGRMNGTANFSHGLPRNDRGGRGGFRGNRNGGSFNQPMNNAGYGSYENKDGGWNSVVNRDAYTSFGGRSDRGKSAFFNDRGAGSRGSRYERGGFGGGTGGNSRWVEESRDEEDWSKPLSPNERLEQELFSGGNTGINFEKYDDIPVEATGTNSPGHIESFHDVDMGEIIMSNISLTRYTRPTPVQKYAIPIIKAKRDLMACAQTGSGKTAAFLLPVLSQIYTDGPGEALQATKASTQQENGKYFRRKQYPISLVLAPTRELALQIYDEARKFSYRSRVRPCVVYGGADIGQQIRDLERGCHLLVATPGRLVDMMERGKIGLDYCKYLVLDEADRMLDMGFEPQIRRIVEQDTMPPKGARQTMMFSATFPKEIQILARDFLEEYIFLAVGRVGSTSENITQKVVWVEENDKRSFLLDLLNATGKDSLTLVFVETKKGADALEDFLYREGYACTSIHGDRSQRDREEALHQFRSGRCPIMVATAVAARGLDISNVKHVINFDLPSDIEEYVHRIGRTGRVGNLGLATSFFNDKNSNITKDLLDILVEAKQEVPSWLENLAYEHQHKSTNRGRPKRFSGGFGARDYRQMAGGSNTFGNRGARNTGGHGGNRGFGGNKGGFGSFGGDSYGGNYGNYGGSYAQVDWWGN; translated from the exons ATTCTCCAGGATGGGACGGCGGTCGAAGCAATGGTTTTGTCAATGGGTACCATGACGGTCGTATGAATGGGACTGCTAACTTCAGCCATGGACTTCCTCGTAATGACAGAGGTGGACGTGGTGGCTTTCGTGGAAATCGGAACGGTGGTTCCTTCAACCAGCCAATGAATAATGCAG GTTATGGCAGTTATGAGAACAAAGATGGAGGCTGGAACTCTGTGGTAAACCGAGATGCCTACACTAGCTTTGGTGGGCGTTCAGACAGAGGGAAGTCTGCCTTCTTCAATGATAGAGGAGCTGGCTCAAGAGGAAG CAGGTATGAGCGTGGAGGCTTTGGAGGAGGAACAGGAGGGAACAGTCGTTGGGTTGAAGAATCCAGAGATGAAGAGGACTGGTCAAAGCCACTGTCCCCCAATGAGCGTCTAGAACA GGAGCTGTTCTCTGGAGGCAACACGGGGATTAACTTTGAGAAGTATGATGACATTCCTGTGGAGGCCACTGGAACAAACAGTCCTGGGCATATTGAGAGT TTCCATGATGTGGACATGGGCGAGATCATTATGAGCAACATCAGTCTGACCCGCTACACACGGCCTACTCCTGTTCAAAAGTATGCAATCCCCATCATCAAGGCCAAGAGGGACCTTATGGCCTGTGCTCAAACAG GCTCGGGGAAGACTGCAGCCTTCTTGCTTCCTGTGCTTAGTCAGATCTACACTGATGGACCTGGAGAGGCACTGCAGGCCACCAAAGCCAGCACCCAG CAGGAGAATGGGAAGTACTTCCGTCGTAAGCAGTATCCCATCTCTCTGGTTCTGGCTCCAACCAGAGAACTTGCTCTTCAGATTTATGATGAGGCCAGAAAG TTCTCTTACCGCTCCAGAGTGCGCCCGTGTGTGGTGTACGGAGGTGCAGATATAGGGCAGCAGATCCGTGATTTGGAAAGAGGCTGTCACCTGCTAGTGGCCACACCGGGTCGTCTGGTAGACATGATGGAGCGGGGCAAGATTGGCCTAGACTACTGCAA ATACCTGGTGTTGGACGAGGCAGACAGAATGCTGGATATGGGTTTTGAACCCCAGATCAGACGTATTGTGGAGCAGGACACCATGCCTCCTAAAGGTGCTCGCCAGACCATGATGTTCAGTGCCACCTTCCCAAAAGAGATCCAG attctGGCTCGTGACTTTCTGGAGGAGTACATCTTCCTGGCTGTGGGCCGTGTGGGCTCCACCTCAGAGAATATCACCCAGAAGGTGGTTTGGGTGGAAGAAAATGACAAGCGCTCCTTCCTTCTTGACCTGCTTAATGCAACAG GCAAAGACTCTCTCACACTGGTGTTTGTGGAGACTAAGAAGGGTGCTGATGCTCTTGAGGACTTCCTCTACCGCGAAGGCTATGCCTGCACCAGTATCCATGGTGACCGGTCTCAGCGCGATCGTGAGGAGGCTCTCCACCAGTTCCGGTCTGGCCGCTGCCCTATCATGGTTGCCACCGCT GTGGCTGCACGTGGCCTTGACATCTCCAACGTGAAACACGTGATCAATTTTGACTTGCCTAGTGACATTGAGGAATATGTCCACCGCATCGGTCGTACAGGCCGTGTAGGAAACCTTG GACTGGCCACATCCTTCTTTAATGATAAGAACAGCAACATCACTAAAGATCTACTGGACATCTTGGTGGAGGCCAAACAGGAAGTGCCTTCCTGGCTTGAGAACCTAGCCTATGAGCACCAGCACAAGAGCACCAACCGTGGACGCCCCAAGAG ATTCTCTGGTGGCTTTGGGGCCAGGGATTACCGCCAGATGGCTGGGGGCAGCAACACTTTCGGCAATCGTGGTGCTCGCAACACCGGTGGCCATGGAGGAAACCGAGGTTTTGGAGGGAATAAGG GTGGTTTTGGGAGCTTCGGTGGTGACAGCTACGGGGGCAACTATGGAAACTATGGAGGAAGCTACGCCCAGGTGGACTGGTGGGGCAACTAA